One Burkholderia cepacia genomic window carries:
- a CDS encoding MFS transporter yields the protein MQASELSGVPRAAERALTRSDYKTLGLAALGGALEFYDFIIFVFFAPAIGQLFFPHDIPDWLRQLQTFGIFAAGYLARPLGGVIMAHFGDLFGRKRMFTLSVLMMSVPTLLMGLLPTYDTIGILAPVLLLLFRVLQGAAVGGEVPGAWVFVSEHVPSRHIGYACGTLTAGLTAGILLGSLVAAGINSRYSAAEVGAFAWRIPFLLGGVFGLFSVYLRRWLHETPVFAEMKAKKALAGEIPLKAVLRDHGRAVIVSMLLTWMLSAAIVVVILMTPALLQKQFHLTPATTLFANSVATLCLTAGCITAGSLAGWIGAKRVLGIGGIGLAACYYLLFVQVAADASTLPLYYGIAGFMVGTIGAVPFVMVKSFPAVVRFSGISFSYNVAYAIFGGLTPVIVSLMMKSNPLAPVVYVAAICVLGAIAVQFSKDAD from the coding sequence ATGCAAGCTTCCGAATTGAGCGGCGTGCCTCGCGCCGCCGAACGCGCGCTCACGCGCAGCGACTACAAGACCCTTGGCCTTGCCGCACTCGGCGGCGCCCTCGAGTTCTACGACTTCATCATCTTCGTGTTCTTCGCGCCGGCGATTGGGCAACTGTTCTTCCCGCACGACATTCCCGACTGGCTGCGCCAGTTGCAGACGTTCGGCATCTTCGCGGCCGGCTATCTCGCGCGCCCGCTCGGCGGCGTGATCATGGCGCACTTCGGCGACCTGTTCGGCCGCAAGCGGATGTTCACGCTGAGCGTGCTGATGATGTCCGTGCCGACGCTGCTGATGGGCCTGCTGCCGACCTACGACACGATCGGCATCCTCGCGCCGGTGTTGCTGCTGCTGTTCCGCGTGCTGCAGGGCGCGGCGGTCGGCGGCGAAGTGCCGGGCGCGTGGGTGTTCGTGTCCGAGCACGTGCCGTCGCGTCATATCGGCTATGCCTGCGGCACGCTGACCGCGGGCCTGACGGCCGGCATCCTGCTCGGCTCGCTCGTCGCCGCCGGCATCAACAGCCGCTACTCGGCCGCCGAAGTCGGCGCGTTCGCATGGCGCATCCCGTTCCTGCTCGGCGGCGTGTTCGGCCTGTTCTCCGTGTACCTGCGCCGCTGGCTGCATGAAACGCCGGTGTTCGCCGAGATGAAGGCGAAGAAGGCGCTCGCCGGCGAAATTCCGCTGAAGGCCGTGCTGCGCGACCACGGCCGCGCGGTGATCGTGTCGATGCTGCTCACGTGGATGCTGTCGGCCGCGATCGTCGTCGTGATCCTGATGACGCCCGCGCTGCTGCAGAAGCAGTTCCACCTGACGCCCGCGACGACGCTGTTCGCGAACAGCGTCGCGACGCTGTGCCTGACGGCCGGCTGCATCACCGCGGGTTCGCTCGCGGGCTGGATCGGCGCGAAGCGCGTGCTCGGCATCGGCGGCATCGGGCTGGCCGCGTGCTACTACCTGCTGTTCGTGCAGGTCGCGGCCGATGCGTCGACGCTGCCGCTCTACTACGGGATCGCGGGCTTCATGGTCGGCACGATCGGCGCGGTGCCGTTCGTGATGGTCAAGAGCTTCCCGGCCGTCGTGCGCTTCTCGGGCATCTCGTTCTCGTACAACGTCGCGTATGCGATCTTCGGCGGCCTCACGCCGGTGATCGTGTCGCTGATGATGAAATCGAATCCGCTCGCGCCGGTCGTGTACGTCGCGGCGATCTGCGTGCTCGGCGCGATCGCCGTGCAGTTCTCGAAGGATGCGGACTGA
- a CDS encoding AraC family transcriptional regulator — MTTLLAVPPMSLSNTLRHQPDNADLGAMLAHFRLLEPVFDALPDVAFFVKDANGRYALVNRTLAMRCGYKDKRDLLGKTADEVFPRRFGRSYFEQDMATINAGQQLTDQLELHLYPGRQPGWCLTCKEPLRDAAGRVVGLAGISRDLKAHEGSHPAYSRLADVVQHIQDHYVQPLNLKQLAQMAGMSVAQLERYFHKVFHLTPRQVLLKTRLDAATALLVTHDKVTDVAALCGYTDHSAFTRQFKATVGVTPTEYRLMLQERAG, encoded by the coding sequence ATGACGACCTTGCTTGCCGTACCGCCCATGAGCCTGTCCAATACGTTGCGCCACCAGCCCGACAACGCCGATCTCGGCGCGATGCTCGCGCACTTCCGCCTGCTCGAACCGGTGTTCGATGCGCTGCCGGACGTCGCATTCTTCGTGAAGGACGCGAACGGCCGCTACGCGCTCGTCAACCGCACGCTGGCGATGCGCTGCGGCTACAAGGACAAGCGCGACCTGCTCGGCAAGACGGCCGACGAAGTGTTTCCGCGCCGCTTCGGCCGCAGCTATTTCGAGCAGGACATGGCGACGATCAACGCCGGCCAGCAACTGACGGACCAGCTCGAGCTGCACCTGTATCCGGGCCGCCAGCCGGGCTGGTGCCTGACCTGCAAGGAGCCGCTGCGCGATGCCGCAGGCAGGGTGGTCGGCCTCGCGGGCATCTCGCGCGACCTGAAGGCGCACGAGGGATCGCACCCGGCGTACAGCCGGCTCGCCGACGTGGTCCAGCACATCCAGGATCATTACGTGCAGCCGCTGAACCTGAAGCAGCTCGCGCAGATGGCCGGGATGTCGGTCGCGCAGCTCGAACGCTACTTCCACAAGGTGTTTCACCTGACGCCGCGCCAGGTGCTGCTGAAGACGCGGCTCGATGCGGCCACCGCGCTGCTCGTCACGCACGACAAGGTGACCGATGTCGCGGCGCTATGCGGCTATACGGATCACAGCGCGTTCACGCGCCAGTTCAAGGCGACGGTCGGCGTGACGCCGACGGAATACCGGTTGATGCTGCAGGAGCGGGCAGGGTGA
- a CDS encoding efflux transporter outer membrane subunit translates to MNRIRVAAAAAVALFAAGCTMAPHYKRPDAPVAQAYPAGGVYATQPGAAGARSANGQAAADIGWREFFVDPRLQRLIEIALNNNRDLRVAVLNIAAARAQYQITRADLFPKLDAVGTGNRQRLPNALTAIPGRNITTTYNVGLSASWELDLFGRVQSLKDQALAKYLATAQARKASEIALVAQVADQYLTLLSTDDLLKVTENTLKSAQAQYDLTKLKFDNGTGSELDLRQAQTIVETALANQQAQARARAQAVNALVQLIGEPLPDDLPAGMPLDAQNLLTDVPAGLPSDLLTRRPDIMEAEQSLLAANANIGAARAAFFPRISLTGAFGTGSPTLGGLFKAGTAAWSFAPQITMPIFEGGQNIANLNLANVQKRIEIANYEKAIQSAFREVADGLAARGTYDQQIAALERNEHAQQRRYDLSDLRYKNGVDSYLSVLTAQTDLYSAQQTLINARLARWTNLVTLYRALGGGWIQRAGETPRPADQPVDYGKAAAPTPAAAANG, encoded by the coding sequence ATGAATCGGATCCGTGTTGCGGCCGCCGCGGCGGTCGCGCTCTTCGCCGCAGGCTGTACGATGGCGCCGCATTACAAGCGGCCCGACGCGCCCGTCGCGCAGGCGTACCCGGCCGGCGGCGTCTACGCGACGCAGCCGGGTGCGGCCGGCGCGCGCAGCGCGAACGGCCAGGCGGCGGCCGACATCGGCTGGCGCGAGTTCTTCGTCGATCCGCGCCTGCAGCGGCTGATCGAGATCGCGCTGAACAACAACCGCGACCTGCGGGTCGCGGTGCTGAACATCGCGGCCGCGCGTGCGCAGTACCAGATCACGCGTGCGGACCTGTTCCCGAAGCTCGACGCGGTGGGCACCGGCAATCGCCAGCGGCTGCCGAACGCGCTGACGGCGATCCCGGGGCGCAACATCACGACGACGTACAACGTCGGGCTGTCCGCGTCGTGGGAGCTCGATCTGTTCGGCCGCGTGCAGAGCCTGAAGGACCAGGCGCTCGCGAAATACCTCGCGACCGCGCAGGCCCGCAAGGCGTCGGAGATCGCGCTGGTCGCGCAGGTCGCGGACCAGTACCTGACGCTGTTGTCGACCGACGACCTGCTGAAGGTCACGGAGAACACGCTGAAGTCCGCTCAGGCGCAATACGACCTGACGAAGCTGAAGTTCGATAACGGCACCGGCTCGGAGCTCGACCTGCGCCAGGCGCAGACGATCGTCGAGACGGCGCTCGCGAATCAGCAGGCGCAGGCGCGCGCCCGCGCGCAGGCGGTGAACGCGCTGGTGCAACTGATCGGCGAGCCGCTGCCGGACGACCTGCCGGCAGGCATGCCGCTCGACGCGCAGAACCTGCTGACGGACGTGCCGGCCGGGTTGCCGTCGGATCTGCTGACGCGTCGTCCGGACATCATGGAAGCGGAGCAGAGCCTGCTCGCGGCGAATGCGAACATCGGCGCGGCACGCGCGGCGTTCTTCCCGCGCATCTCGCTGACGGGCGCGTTCGGCACCGGCAGCCCGACGCTGGGCGGCCTGTTCAAGGCCGGCACGGCGGCGTGGTCGTTCGCGCCGCAGATCACGATGCCGATCTTCGAGGGCGGGCAGAACATCGCGAACCTGAACCTCGCGAACGTGCAGAAACGCATCGAGATCGCGAACTACGAGAAGGCGATCCAGTCGGCATTCCGCGAAGTGGCGGACGGTCTGGCCGCACGCGGCACGTACGATCAGCAGATCGCGGCGCTCGAGCGCAACGAGCACGCGCAGCAGCGTCGCTACGACCTGTCGGACCTGCGCTACAAGAACGGCGTCGACAGCTACCTGTCGGTGCTGACCGCGCAGACCGATCTGTACTCGGCACAGCAGACGCTGATCAACGCCCGTCTGGCGCGCTGGACGAACCTCGTCACGCTGTACCGCGCATTGGGCGGCGGCTGGATCCAGCGGGCCGGCGAGACGCCGCGTCCGGCCGACCAGCCGGTCGACTACGGCAAGGCGGCCGCGCCAACGCCGGCCGCCGCGGCGAACGGTTGA
- a CDS encoding efflux RND transporter periplasmic adaptor subunit, producing MRRSTFYTVGALAVLFGALFLWRMERVSAADRPAAPAAPLPVETVVVAPHAEQPSLDAVGSLEAVRQVTIAPEVAGRVVDIRFVAGSRVSAGQPLVQLYDAPEQAKLAGLQAKADYTRRQFARAEQLVPNGAEPKATFDARRYELDAARADIRETQAVITQKLIRAPFSGVIGLRRVNLGQYLNPGDAIVTLTDLDALHANFTVPQKALSRVALGQAVRVTTDAYPGRTFEGRVTAIEPQVGDETRNITVQATVANADQLLRPGMYIDAHLALPGRDAVISVPDTAVQTSQAGDSVVVVEQRDARGVGVARVRQVRIGARDRGRIIVEDGLCAGDVVVTTGQLRVAPGAKVQALADATAQRESVR from the coding sequence ATGAGACGCTCAACGTTCTATACCGTCGGCGCGCTGGCCGTCCTGTTCGGCGCGCTGTTCCTGTGGCGCATGGAGCGCGTGTCGGCCGCCGATCGGCCGGCCGCGCCCGCAGCGCCGCTGCCCGTCGAAACCGTCGTCGTCGCGCCGCACGCCGAGCAGCCGTCGCTCGATGCGGTCGGTTCGCTCGAAGCGGTGCGGCAGGTGACGATCGCGCCGGAAGTCGCCGGGCGCGTCGTGGATATTCGCTTCGTCGCGGGCTCGCGCGTGAGCGCCGGGCAGCCGCTCGTGCAGCTCTACGATGCGCCCGAGCAGGCGAAGCTCGCCGGGCTGCAGGCGAAGGCCGACTACACGCGCCGGCAGTTCGCGCGCGCCGAGCAGCTCGTGCCGAACGGCGCCGAACCGAAGGCGACCTTCGACGCGCGCCGCTACGAGCTCGACGCCGCGCGCGCCGACATCCGCGAGACGCAGGCCGTGATCACGCAGAAGCTGATCCGCGCGCCGTTCTCCGGCGTGATCGGCCTGCGGCGCGTGAACCTCGGCCAGTACCTGAATCCGGGCGACGCGATCGTGACGCTCACCGATCTCGATGCGCTGCACGCGAACTTCACGGTGCCGCAGAAGGCGCTGAGCCGCGTCGCGCTCGGGCAAGCCGTGCGCGTGACGACGGATGCCTACCCGGGCCGCACCTTCGAAGGGCGCGTGACCGCGATCGAGCCGCAGGTCGGCGACGAGACGCGCAACATCACCGTGCAGGCGACCGTGGCCAACGCCGACCAGCTGCTGCGCCCGGGCATGTACATCGATGCGCACCTGGCGCTGCCGGGCCGCGACGCGGTGATCAGCGTGCCGGATACCGCGGTGCAGACGTCGCAGGCCGGCGACAGCGTCGTCGTGGTCGAGCAGCGCGACGCGCGCGGTGTCGGCGTGGCGCGCGTGCGCCAGGTGCGCATCGGCGCGCGCGACCGGGGCCGCATCATCGTCGAGGACGGGCTGTGCGCCGGCGACGTGGTCGTGACGACCGGGCAGCTGCGCGTCGCGCCGGGCGCGAAGGTGCAGGCGCTCGCCGATGCGACCGCGCAACGGGAGAGCGTGCGATGA
- a CDS encoding efflux RND transporter permease subunit, translating to MSQPTQGPTQGARFTDIFVRRPVLSLVCSLLVLLIGLRSLGALPVRQYPMLESATISVETAYPGASQALMQGFVTTPIAQSIATADGIEYLSSTSTQGKSVVKARLRLNANADRAMTEIMAKVQEVKYKLPEGAYDSVITKLTDAPTAVMYLGFSSDTLSIPEITDYVVRVAQPLVTTVPGVASAEIVGGQNLAMRVWLDASRLAAHGLSAADVASALKANNVQAAPGQVKGALTVADISANTDLTDVGAFGNLVVKSDANGSFVRLRDVATIELGGQQYNASALMNGHRAVNIAINATPSGNPLDIVRGVQALLPTMERNKPASIRIGDVFDVARFVNASIDEVRETIVEAIAIVVIVIFLFLGSFRAVVIPVVTIPLALVGSATLMLAAGFSLNLLTLLAMVLAIGLVVDDAIVVVENIHRHIESGEPPARAALLGAREIASPVIVMTITLVAVYAPIGLMGGLTGSLFREFAFTLAGAVCVSAVIALTLSPMLSSLLLDSRMSEGRIARAIEHTLSRVTHGYRRLLHASLAARPAVLVFGAGVLLGIGLLFSGVKRELAPQEDQGSIMLQVKAPQYANLDYLERYAPQVEKVFRSLPEADTSFVLNGVGGANLGFAGVNLVDWSKRTRGAADLQALVQARANAIAGDQVFTFLLPSLPASSGGLPIQMVLRAPADFKDIFATMGKLKAAASKSGLFAVVDSDLTFDSRAVGVTIDRNQANALGVTMKDIADTLAVLVGENYVNRFDHNGRSYDVIPQVARAERLSSDMLNRYYVKTRSGKMVPLATVVHVSNGSQANALTQFNQMNSATLSAVAAPGVTMGQAVEFLQKQALPPGYDIDWLGESRQYVQEGNRLTVTFVFALVVIFLVLAAQFESLRDPLVILVSVPLSVCGALVPLYLGFATLNIYTQIGLVTLIGLISKHGILMVSFANELQRTQNLDRRAAIEHAAAVRLRPILMTTAAMVAGLVPLIFARGAGAASRFAIGITVSTGMLVGTLFTLFVLPTVYTLIAKRHREAATSERARVLETV from the coding sequence ATGAGCCAGCCCACGCAAGGCCCCACACAAGGCGCGCGCTTCACCGACATCTTCGTCCGGCGGCCGGTGCTGTCGCTCGTCTGCAGTCTGCTGGTCCTGCTGATCGGCCTGCGCTCGCTCGGCGCGCTGCCGGTGCGCCAGTACCCGATGCTCGAGAGCGCGACGATCAGCGTCGAAACCGCGTATCCCGGCGCGTCGCAGGCGCTGATGCAGGGCTTCGTGACGACGCCGATCGCGCAGTCGATCGCGACCGCGGACGGCATCGAATACCTGAGTTCCACGTCGACGCAGGGCAAGAGCGTCGTGAAGGCGCGGCTGCGCCTGAACGCGAACGCCGACCGCGCGATGACGGAAATCATGGCGAAGGTGCAGGAGGTCAAGTACAAGCTGCCCGAAGGCGCGTACGACTCGGTGATCACGAAGCTCACCGACGCGCCGACGGCCGTCATGTATCTCGGCTTCTCGAGCGACACGCTGTCGATTCCGGAGATCACCGACTACGTGGTGCGGGTCGCGCAGCCGCTCGTCACGACCGTGCCGGGCGTCGCGTCGGCCGAGATCGTCGGCGGGCAGAACCTCGCGATGCGGGTCTGGCTCGACGCGTCGCGGCTCGCCGCGCACGGGCTGTCGGCCGCGGACGTGGCGAGCGCGCTGAAGGCGAACAACGTGCAGGCCGCGCCGGGCCAGGTGAAGGGCGCGCTTACGGTCGCCGACATCTCCGCGAATACCGACCTGACCGACGTCGGCGCGTTCGGCAACCTCGTCGTGAAGTCCGACGCGAACGGCAGCTTCGTGCGGCTGCGCGACGTCGCGACCATCGAGCTCGGCGGGCAGCAGTACAACGCGAGCGCGCTGATGAACGGCCACCGCGCGGTGAACATCGCGATCAACGCGACGCCGTCGGGCAACCCGCTCGACATCGTGCGCGGCGTGCAGGCGCTGCTGCCGACGATGGAGCGCAACAAGCCGGCCAGCATCCGGATCGGCGACGTGTTCGACGTCGCGCGCTTCGTCAACGCGTCGATCGACGAGGTGCGCGAGACGATCGTCGAGGCGATCGCGATCGTCGTCATCGTGATCTTCCTGTTCCTCGGCTCGTTCCGCGCGGTCGTGATCCCGGTCGTGACGATTCCGCTCGCGCTCGTCGGCTCCGCCACGCTGATGCTCGCGGCCGGCTTCTCGCTGAACCTGCTCACGCTGCTCGCGATGGTGCTCGCGATCGGGCTCGTCGTCGACGACGCGATCGTCGTCGTCGAGAACATCCACCGGCACATCGAATCCGGCGAGCCGCCCGCGCGCGCGGCGCTGCTCGGCGCACGCGAGATCGCGTCGCCCGTGATCGTGATGACGATCACGCTCGTCGCCGTGTACGCGCCGATCGGCCTGATGGGCGGGCTGACCGGATCGCTGTTCCGCGAATTCGCGTTCACGCTCGCGGGCGCGGTGTGCGTGTCGGCCGTGATCGCGCTGACGCTGTCGCCGATGCTGAGCTCGCTGCTGCTCGACAGCCGGATGTCGGAAGGGCGCATCGCGCGCGCGATCGAGCACACGCTGTCGCGCGTCACGCACGGCTACCGGCGGCTGCTGCACGCGAGCCTCGCCGCGCGGCCGGCGGTGCTGGTGTTCGGCGCGGGCGTGCTGCTCGGCATCGGGCTGCTGTTCAGCGGCGTGAAGCGCGAGCTCGCGCCGCAGGAGGACCAGGGCTCGATCATGCTGCAGGTGAAGGCGCCGCAGTACGCGAACCTCGACTACCTCGAACGCTACGCGCCGCAAGTCGAGAAGGTGTTCCGCTCGCTGCCGGAAGCCGACACGAGCTTCGTGCTGAACGGCGTCGGCGGCGCCAATCTCGGCTTCGCCGGCGTGAACCTCGTCGACTGGTCGAAGCGCACGCGCGGCGCCGCCGATCTGCAGGCGCTCGTGCAGGCGCGCGCGAACGCGATCGCCGGCGACCAGGTGTTCACGTTCCTGCTGCCGTCGCTGCCCGCGTCGAGCGGCGGCCTGCCGATCCAGATGGTGCTGCGCGCGCCGGCCGACTTCAAGGACATCTTCGCGACGATGGGCAAGCTGAAGGCCGCCGCGTCGAAGAGCGGGCTGTTCGCGGTCGTCGACAGCGACCTGACGTTCGACAGCCGCGCGGTCGGCGTGACGATCGATCGCAACCAGGCGAACGCGCTCGGCGTGACGATGAAGGACATCGCCGATACGCTCGCGGTGCTCGTCGGCGAGAACTACGTGAACCGCTTCGACCACAACGGGCGCTCGTACGACGTGATTCCGCAGGTCGCGCGCGCGGAGCGCCTGTCGTCCGACATGCTGAACCGCTATTACGTGAAGACGCGCAGCGGCAAGATGGTGCCGCTCGCGACGGTCGTGCACGTGTCGAACGGCAGCCAGGCGAACGCGCTCACGCAGTTCAACCAGATGAACTCGGCGACGCTGTCGGCCGTGGCCGCGCCGGGCGTGACGATGGGGCAGGCGGTCGAGTTCCTGCAGAAGCAGGCGCTGCCGCCCGGCTACGACATCGACTGGCTCGGCGAATCGCGCCAGTACGTGCAGGAGGGCAACCGGCTGACCGTCACGTTCGTGTTCGCGCTCGTCGTGATCTTCCTCGTGCTCGCCGCGCAGTTCGAGAGCCTGCGCGATCCGCTCGTGATCCTCGTGTCGGTGCCGCTGTCGGTGTGCGGCGCGCTCGTGCCGCTGTATCTCGGCTTTGCGACGCTGAACATCTATACGCAGATCGGGCTCGTCACGCTGATCGGGCTGATCTCGAAGCACGGGATCCTGATGGTGAGCTTCGCGAACGAGCTGCAGCGCACGCAGAACCTCGACCGGCGCGCGGCGATCGAGCACGCGGCCGCCGTGCGGCTGCGGCCGATCCTGATGACGACCGCGGCGATGGTCGCCGGGCTCGTGCCGCTGATCTTCGCGCGCGGCGCGGGCGCGGCCAGCCGCTTCGCGATCGGGATCACGGTCTCGACCGGCATGCTGGTCGGCACGCTGTTCACGCTGTTCGTGCTGCCGACCGTGTACACGCTGATCGCGAAGCGGCATCGCGAGGCGGCGACGAGCGAACGCGCGCGCGTGCTGGAGACGGTATGA
- a CDS encoding branched-chain amino acid ABC transporter substrate-binding protein, with protein sequence MKLKVSHVALAAACALSGANAIAADVVKIGFAAPLTGPQSNYGTDMQKGVQLAIADFNATRPTIGGKPVTFQLDSQDDQADPRTGTTVAQRLIDDNVRGIIGHFNSGTSIPASDLYDRAGLPQISMATSPQYTARGYKTTYRLLTSDAQAGRIVGTYAVKTLRFKRIAIIDDRTAYGQGIADEFAKAVEAAGGTIIKRDFTNDKALDFSAILTNLKGMNPDAIFYGGGDAQSSPMIRKMRQLGMKSAFVTGEMSRSPTFLKVGGDAAEGAIVYMGGLPKEKMPGFAGYAARYKARFNEDVITYSPYSYDGTIALLTAMKDANSTDPKVYTPYLGKVSVKGVSAPSIAYDAKGDLKDAPVTIYKVEHGAFKPVDTIAGN encoded by the coding sequence GTGAAGCTGAAGGTATCGCACGTCGCGCTGGCCGCTGCCTGCGCACTGTCGGGCGCGAACGCCATTGCCGCCGACGTCGTCAAGATCGGTTTCGCCGCACCGCTGACCGGCCCGCAGTCGAACTACGGCACGGACATGCAGAAGGGCGTGCAGCTCGCGATCGCCGATTTCAATGCGACGCGTCCGACGATCGGCGGCAAGCCCGTCACGTTCCAGCTCGATTCGCAGGACGACCAGGCCGACCCGCGCACGGGCACGACCGTCGCGCAGCGGCTGATCGACGACAACGTCCGCGGGATCATCGGGCACTTCAACTCGGGCACGAGCATTCCCGCGTCCGACCTGTACGATCGCGCGGGGCTGCCGCAGATCTCGATGGCCACGTCGCCGCAATACACCGCGCGCGGCTACAAGACGACCTACCGGCTGCTGACGAGCGACGCGCAAGCAGGCCGCATCGTCGGCACGTACGCGGTGAAGACGCTGCGCTTCAAGCGCATCGCGATCATCGACGACCGCACGGCCTACGGCCAGGGCATCGCCGACGAATTCGCGAAGGCCGTCGAGGCGGCGGGCGGCACGATCATCAAGCGCGACTTCACGAACGACAAGGCGCTCGATTTCTCCGCGATCCTGACCAACCTCAAGGGGATGAACCCGGACGCGATCTTCTACGGCGGCGGCGACGCGCAATCGTCGCCGATGATCCGCAAGATGCGCCAGCTCGGGATGAAGTCGGCGTTCGTGACGGGCGAGATGTCGCGCTCGCCGACGTTCCTGAAGGTCGGCGGCGACGCGGCCGAAGGCGCGATCGTCTACATGGGCGGGCTGCCGAAGGAGAAGATGCCGGGCTTCGCCGGCTACGCGGCACGCTACAAGGCGCGCTTCAACGAAGACGTGATCACCTATTCGCCGTACTCGTACGACGGCACGATCGCGCTGCTCACGGCGATGAAGGACGCGAACTCGACCGACCCGAAGGTGTACACGCCGTATCTCGGCAAGGTGTCGGTCAAGGGCGTGTCGGCCCCGAGCATCGCGTACGACGCGAAGGGCGACCTGAAGGATGCGCCGGTGACGATCTACAAGGTCGAGCACGGCGCGTTCAAGCCGGTCGATACGATCGCCGGCAACTGA
- a CDS encoding DUF899 domain-containing protein: MTTNTSPDDGRKEGQPAMKTPPIVSPQEWAAARERLLVKEKELTRARDALAAERRRMPWVAVEKKYAFDGPDGKASLLDLFHGRRQLIVYRAFFEPGVHGWPEHACIGCSMVADHVGHLAHLNARDTTLVFASRAPQADIARLKARMGWNIPWYTITDSFDADFGVDEWHGHNAFIRDGERVFRTYFINSRGDEAMGTTWSYLDMTALGRQETWEDSPEGYPQGRPYKWWNWHDSYVPGAAPDPKWVEVSDAGEAAFRKRDS; this comes from the coding sequence ATGACCACGAACACATCACCGGACGACGGACGGAAGGAGGGGCAGCCCGCGATGAAGACGCCGCCGATCGTGTCGCCGCAAGAGTGGGCGGCCGCGCGCGAGCGGCTGCTCGTCAAGGAAAAGGAACTGACCCGCGCCCGTGACGCACTGGCCGCCGAGCGGCGGCGGATGCCGTGGGTTGCCGTGGAAAAGAAGTATGCGTTCGACGGGCCTGACGGCAAGGCGAGCCTGCTCGACCTGTTCCACGGGCGCCGCCAGCTGATCGTGTACCGCGCGTTCTTCGAGCCCGGCGTGCACGGCTGGCCGGAGCATGCGTGCATCGGCTGTTCGATGGTGGCCGACCACGTCGGCCACCTCGCCCACCTGAACGCCCGCGACACCACGCTCGTGTTCGCGTCACGCGCGCCGCAGGCCGACATCGCGCGCCTGAAGGCGCGGATGGGATGGAATATTCCGTGGTACACGATCACCGACAGTTTCGATGCCGACTTCGGCGTGGACGAATGGCACGGCCACAACGCATTCATCCGCGACGGCGAGCGCGTGTTCCGCACGTATTTCATCAACAGTCGCGGCGACGAGGCGATGGGCACCACGTGGAGCTATCTCGACATGACGGCGCTCGGGCGCCAGGAGACATGGGAGGATTCGCCGGAGGGGTACCCGCAGGGCCGGCCGTACAAATGGTGGAACTGGCACGACAGCTACGTGCCCGGCGCCGCGCCGGACCCGAAGTGGGTCGAGGTATCCGATGCGGGAGAGGCGGCCTTTCGGAAGCGCGACAGCTAG